In one window of Amblyomma americanum isolate KBUSLIRL-KWMA chromosome 9, ASM5285725v1, whole genome shotgun sequence DNA:
- the LOC144103665 gene encoding uncharacterized protein LOC144103665, whose amino-acid sequence MGAPHPWQALVWDSHVDSVFAPSDIVWSPSPDDKDDTTDEEVSSQRDHGLVVEKLGLEKQGHDPVASVNAAATKGPRLVAETNVFPDQGSSGISADRRGSCLSADSSGLYRPDGFTVGLVAFLFAAFVTIVLLLIRIVGARGWHGAAFAPAAWVKEMDKQCSSTDCLSAVKVIAAAMDVSADPCTNFYAFVCGHWSPLAPSTRKAFSRSVADRNVSYMASLRSDYVAAVNDSLWRVAAGSTPYDEQVNQMGQVYASCLAFFADKPLNLTTAWRAANILTALWLQAKTFQESFFLAVTHLLSFRLLSAVSVAYDGQFVEISPGTAIKGHVSAEFRHVIVTRAIKTLLDSKNHVSGGAQLQLNVSESPGNGSRSLEDVAEAILKIDNVIFNLVVRPGIAPVEVPLHKLDSSQWNWTAVLVAQASKELMALPLTARVTNLEGVRAILEALSSQKDMLVTKVYLMLVPLAEFFALEERVKVHRHLPDDDVRYEVCITALETMFGEVYRRWIVTEFVGWEAAADLKRMVSGVLTAANMQLEIAQGAVLDYAKMESASYPMRMLPLSNDTNPTFMAVYESDFIANTVLFLAGGGRSGRPLLDFDALSTPWSDGQVAERLLIPDFYYAQVGEHVLNYGTIGYYLARLAFQAGSPWPQSLNNSSGWDLNEHIQCLASYARDASRLEMNGDEPWWQDVVQVRWASEAAFRASVLRESRAAQERALAQLFYLRLGHTFCAVPGGGSGRTTAATALRVAAMTLPTFSRTFGCPVMVGIGC is encoded by the exons ATGGGGGCGCCACATCCCTGGCAAGCCCTGGTGTGGGACAGTCACGTGGACAGCGTGTTCGCGCCAAGTGACATAGTGTGGTCGCCATCTCCG GATGACAAGGACGACACTACGGACGAAGAGGTTAGCTCACAACGGGACCATGGTCTCGTCGTCGAAAAG CTCGGGCTTGAAAAGCAAGGTCATGACCCGGTCGCCAGCGTCAATGCGGCTGCTACAAAAGGCCCCAGGTTGGTGGCCGAGACCAACGTCTTCCCCGACCAAGGCAGCTCCGGCATATCGGCAGACCGACGGGGAAGCTGCCTCTCGGCAGACTCTTCAGGCTTATACAGGCCGGATGGTTTCACCGTCGGCCTAGTGGCCTTCCTGTTCGCCGCCTTTGTGACAATCGTGCTTCTGCTCATCCGGATCGTGGGAGCTCGCGGCTGGCATGGCGCGGCTTTCGCACCGGCTGCGTGGGTGAAG GAGATGGACAAACAGTGCAGCTCTACCGACTGCCTGAGCGCCGTCAAGGTCATCGCCGCCGCTATGGACGTTTCGGCCGACCCGTGCACCAACTTCTACGCATTCGTGTGCGGTCACTGGAGCCCATTGGCCCCGTCCACGAGGAAGGCGTTCAGCAGGAGTGTCGCCGACCGGAACGTCTCGTACATGGCGTCACTGAGGAGCGACTACGTGGCGGCTGTAAACGACAGCCTCTGGAGGGTCGCGGCCGGGTCGACTCCGTACGACGAGCAGGTCAACCAGATGGGACAAGTGTACGCCTCTTGCCTGGCGTTCTTCGCCGACAAA CCACTAAACCTGACCACCGCTTGGCGAGCGGCCAACATACTCACCGCCCTGTGGCTGCAGGCGAAGACATTCCAAGAGTCCTTTTTCCTGGCCGTGACTCACTTGCTGAGCTTCCGATTGCTGTCCGCTGTGAGCGTTGCGTACGACGGCCAATTCGTCGAAATTTCTCCGGGCACCGCCATAAAGGGCCACGTGAGCGCCGAGTTCCGTCACGTTATCGTGACGCGCGCCATCAAGACGTTGCTGGACAGCAAGAACCATGTCAGTGGGGGCGCACAACTCCAGCTGAATGTAAGTGAAAGCCCCGGAAACGGCAGTCGATCTTTAGAGGATGTGGCGGAAGCCATATTGAAAATCGACAACGTCATCTTCAACTTGGTGGTTAGACCTGGCATTGCTCCGGTAGAAGTTCCTCTCCACAAGCTGGACTCGTCCCAGTGGAACTGGACGGCAGTGTTGGTGGCACAAGCTTCCAAGGAGCTGATGGCCCTGCCACTGACGGCGCGTGTCACTAATCTCGAAGGCGTGCGCGCCATCCTGGAGGCCTTGTCCAGCCAGAAGGACATGCTCGTGACAAAGGTATACTTGATGCTCGTACCACTTGCCGAGTTCTTCGCCCTCGAGGAGCGAGTTAAGGTCCACCGCCACCTTCCAGATGACGATGTCAGGTATGAGGTCTGCATCACGGCGTTGGAGACGATGTTCGGAGAAGTATATCGTCGCTGGATAGTGACCGAATTTGTCGGATGGGAGGCTGCAGCCGACCTGAAACGCATGGTATCCGGCGTGCTGACGGCTGCTAATATGCAGCTAGAAATAGCGCAGGGCGCCGTCTTGGACTACGCGAAGATGGAATCCGCAAGCTATCCCATGCGAA TGTTGCCACTTTCCAACGACACCAACCCTACGTTCATGGCAGTCTACGAATCAGACTTCATTGCCAACACTGTCCTGTTCTTGGCCGGCGGGGGACGGTCCGGAAGACCTTTACTGGACTTCGATGCGCTGTCCACTCCCTGGAGTGATGGTCAGGTTGCGGAACGCCTCCTAATCCCCGATTTCTACTACGCGCAAGTGGGAGAGCACGTGCTCAACTACGGCACCATCGGATACTACCTGGCCAGGCTGGCATTTCAAGCCGGGTCTCCCTGGCCGCAATCTTTAAATAACAG CTCAGGCTGGGACTTGAACGAGCACATTCAGTGCCTGGCCTCTTACGCGAGGGATGCTTCCCGACTCGAGATGAACGGAGACGAACCCTGGTGGCAAGACGTGGTCCAGGTGCGCTGGGCCTCCGAGGCCGCCTTCAGGGCGTCTGTGCTGCGTGAATCGCGGGCGGcccaagagagggcgctcgcGCAGCTCTTCTACCTCCGATTGGGCCACACGTTTTGCGCAGTGCCCGGAGGCGGCAGTGGACGAACCACCGCGGCAACTGCGCTACGGGTGGCCGCCATGACTTTGCCAACGTTTTCTCGGACGTTTGGATGCCCCGTCATGGTGGGCATTGGGTGCTGA
- the LOC144105479 gene encoding short-chain dehydrogenase/reductase family 9C member 7-like, with translation MYNLTAARLTSVAAALLWLLALRIPWLLNLATNVGLLLLTLTAGYWLLWYAHRALFNGNVDPKGKCVLITGCDTGFGHMLAAQLAEEGFFVFAGCLDENGDGSQLLKRSKNIQVMQMDVTKEEDIAQAFQSVQDTLGDRKLWAVVANAGVGCIGYIEWQPLSRVRSVFDVNTFGVLSVCTMFLPLLKKARGRLVLVTSLMGRMTLPECLAYCMSKTACTTLADGLRRQYFNRGIHVCTVEPVAYRTRMMDHASMEKTFDSDVALLPESVRSAISERSVAKSKHTAQVLHSFITRDQPQEAVDAMKLAVRERLPRSSYKPGGLWNNVMRWLYDIGPTEMVDDAIDAARRLAALTRIK, from the exons ATGTACAACCTTACCGCGGCTCGGTTAACCTCTGTGGCGGCTGCGTTGTTGTGGCTGCTCGCGCTGCGGATACCTTGGCTCCTGAATTTGGCGACCAACGTGGGGTTGCTTCTGCTAACTCTCACTGCAGGATATTGGTTGTTGTGGTACGCTCACCGAGCACTATTTAATGGAAACGTTGATCCTAAAGGAAAGTGCGTCCTCATTACAG GATGCGACACCGGATTCGGGCACATGTTGGCTGCGCAGTTGGCCGAAGAAGGGTTCTTCGTCTTTGCTGGGTGCTTGGATGAAAATGGTGATGGTTCCCAATTGCTCAAGCGGTCCAAGAACATCCAAGTGATGCAGATGGACGTGACGAAGGAGGAGGACATTGCTCAAGCATTCCAAAGCGTGCAGGACACCCTTGGAGACAGAA AGCTGTGGGCCGTGGTTGCCAACGCCGGAGTCGGCTGCATTGGTTACATCGAGTGGCAGCCCCTGAGTCGGGTACGCTCCGTTTTCGACGTCAACACGTTCGGTGTCCTGTCGGTCTGCACCATGTTTTTGCCGCTGCTGAAGAAGGCTCGCGGCAGGCTGGTACTCGTCACCAGCCTCATGG GTCGGATGACGCTGCCTGAGTGTCTTGCCTACTGCATGTCCAAGACCGCCTGCACCACACTCGCCGACGGTCTTCGCCGGCAGTACTTCAACAGAGGAATTCACGTCTGCACGGTTGAGCCCGTAGCTTACAG AACACGAATGATGGACCACGCAAGCATGGAGAAGACATTCGACTCCGATGTAGCCCTGCTACCGGAAAGCGTCCGCAGCGCCATCAGCGAGCGGTCCGTCGCGAAGTCCAAGCATACGGCGCAAGTGCTCCACTCCTTCATCACGAGAGACCAGCCGCAAGAGGCCGTAGACGCCATGAAGCTGGCCGTTCGAGAACGACTGCCCCGCTCATCGTACAAGCCCGGTGGTCTCTGGAACAACGTCATGCGCTGGCTGTACGACATCGGGCCGACTGAGATGGTTGACGATGCTATCGACGCAGCGCGCAGATTGGCCGCGCTTACGCGAATAAAATAG